GACCATGGCGCGTACTACTCGTGATATTGACTTGGCGTTTCACCGAACCAAGCCGGGGTTCAGCGCCAAGGACCAGCGCCGTTCGATGCTGGATCTATTGCAACAAGCCGCGGAATTGGATTTAGGCGACCGCTTCATGTTTATCATCGGCGAACCGATTGCCGATTTGGATGGCGCGCCTTATGGTGGTTTTCGTTATCCTGTCGAAAGCCGCATGGCGGGGCGTCTGTTTGTCCGGTTTCATCTGGATGCCGGCCTAGGTGATGTCGTCATTGAACCGCTGGAACAAGTCGCGTCTCCTGATTGGCTCAAATTTGCCGACATTGCGCCGGGATCATTCACGGTGATGTCCAGGGAACAATTATTTGCCGAAAAATATCACGCCTATACGTTACCCCGCGGCGAGAATATCGAGAACTCACGTTCCCGCGATTTGGTGGATATGGTATTGCTGATAAAGGAAGGCCGGCTTCATCGAGAGAAAACGATAAACGCTTTACACAAGACTTTCCAACGACGTAAAACTCATCCGCTCGATATGAACGTCGTTCAGCCGCCGCTTTCCTGGGCAAGGCCGTTTGCCGCGCAGGCCGCAGAATGTGGATTGACTGAAGATTTGAATCAAGCCTACGAAGTTCTGGCGCGTTTTATCGGTACGCTTCAGCCGCCAGTAACGCGATAACCCCATGTTAACCCTGTTGAAGTTTTTTTAAGAGTTCGCAGAAGCCGGTCAGGAAGGCAATTGAGGCGGCATGAGTTCTGAAAAGTCGTGAGCGATATGTACGTTATTGATACAGACTTGCCGGAGGCAGAGATTGATGGCGTCGGCATTTTCAGGGGTAACCAAGCTCCGGTTCAGAGAATAATGGCCGTTCTGATCAATGACCATGAATTCGGGGCATGGTGAGATTGTCTGTTCGTGATGCTGTGTTTGGTTCGTTATCACCCAAACAACAACGGCCAATATTATTGTCGCAAGAACAGCTCCCACCGCTTTATTCTGCTTCATGTCATAGCCATGAAGACCGCCTTTATTAAAGTTTCGCCTTGTATCCGAGAGGGTAAACGTCATTCACGATCAAGGATATGCCCCCCCCCCTCATGTTAAGTTAAGGGCTGTTAATGGGCTGGCGAAATAACGTTACTTTTTGCCTGTGGTGTTATCAGCCAATATTGGGTGGCATCTTCACGTCTGACAAGACCACGGTAATGATTAAACAGGACATCAGGCATGGTGTGACCCATTTGCAGGCAGGTTTTTTGGACATTTTCGTGATGGGCTAGGTGATATGATCCAAAAGAATGGCGGGCAATATCGGGCGACCACGTAATGCCAGCCAACTGCCGAACCTTGATAAATGCCATGCGGGAATAATATATTTTACCGAGACTCCGATATCGGGTAAGCCACTGAAAGAGATTCTCGGAAACATCAACAAATCGCTGGCGACGCGTTTTGGCAACGGTAGGGATGACCCGAATGATCCGGCCTTCAAGGTCAATATTATCCCAAGTTATTTCTTGGGTTTCCGCAGGACGCAAGCCGGCAAAAAAAGACAGCGCGAGATATGGGATAAGTTCTGGAACTGATTTCTCAGCAACGCCAAACAGTTTTTTGACATCATCAACCGGCATGACTTTTGGCGATTTGTTATCCAAATGCGTTTTTTCGATCTTACTGCCAGGATTGGTCCGGATGTATTCCCGCTTCACCGCATACTGGAAATATGCGCGCAGGTTACGCATATAGCATTCGCGCGATACCGGGGTCAGACCAAGGTCATCAAGCCACTTTTCAATATCGTGGACAGTTATTTCATGGATCAGGGATTTGCCGTAGCGGGCAACAAACCGCTGAACTTTCTGGCGGGCGTCACGGATGGTGAGGGGACGCCGATTGGCTTTGCGTTTGGATTCAAGGTATTCATCAAACACTTCCTTGACACTTCGTTTTACACCATCTTGCGGCGAATGTTGCAGGAAGGTTTCAACCGCATCCACAAGGGTAGCACGCCCATTAAGCTTATGGTAGGCAAGGACGGCTTCCTTTTTCTGATCTTCATTGAGTCGAAGAGCGTCGGCGCCGATTTTATTTCGTTCGATGCGTTTCTTTTGCGCCATCAATTCGGCATCGGCTTTTGACTTATACGTGTAAGTTATGCGCTTGCCGTCAACAACGCCGCAATCGACAACCCAATAATGATACGTGTGTTTCTTGACTTTTGTTTTACGCTTTCGTATCCTTGGCCACGTCGGTTGGTTTAATTTTGATTGCATAGTTTGCTCCATTGGTTATGAAAAGACGCGATAGATTTGTTGGGGTGATTCCCATCCAGAGCATCGTCTTTTCTGGTCAAAATGTAGCAAACAGTCAAGTACTAAAAACGGCATATTTTATAAGTGCTTGATAATGAACGCCGGAGGGATGGCAGAGCCTGGTTTAACGTGCATGACTCGAAATCATGCGAGAGGCAGAAAGAACAGATTGAAGGTTATTTTTTGGGCGGCGCTTTGCGGCCGAGATGCGCCAGAACTTTTTCCATGTCCGCCCACACGTCCCACATGGCCGACTGGTTGCGCAGGAGATAGGAAGGATGAAAAGTCGGCATGACAGGAATGCCTTGATATTCAAGCCATTTACCGCGCGTTCTTGAGATTGTTCTCCCCGGCACGTTGGAAGGTATAAGACCATCCAGCGCGGTGGCGCCCAGAAGAACCATGACTTTTGGTTTCAAAACGGCAATCTGCCGCTCAAGATAAGGCAGGCACGTTTTCATTTCCTCCGGCAAAGGCTTCCGGTTGTTCGGCGGCCGGCACTTGATGATGTTGGCGATGAAAACCTCTTCGCGCGCGTATCCCATCCGGACAATCAAGCGGGTCAGCAGCTGGCCGGCCCGGCCGATAAACGCTATCCCCTGCCGGTCTTCATCCTCACCCGGAGCTTCACCGATAAAAAGAATATCCGGCCGGCAGTTCCCCTGCCCCGGAACCGTTTTTGTCCGTGTTTTATGAAGCGCGCATTTTGAGCAGGCGGCGACCCGGGCGGCGATTGCCTCTAATTCCTCTTCGGGCGGCCCGGCGGGGCTTTCCGGCGCCTGTTTTTCCGCGGCCGGAGCGGGGGGCACGGACCGGCCGGCGGCGGAAACCGGGGGACGGCCGGAAACGGCATTGTTTCCCTTCCGGCCGCCGGCAAAAGAAATTATTTCAGTGACATTATTTTCGCGCAGATAATCAATATAAGATTCCACGTCTTTTTTAATCTTTGCCAGCCGTTGTTTTATGTCCCCATCCATAAATTAAAACCAAAATCCGTTTTTAGCGCCGGCATTTCCGTTGTTAATGTTTCCGTCTGCAAATGCCAGGCGTTTCATCCTTCTCATAAAAAGCGGGCCGAAAATCACATAGACCACTCCCAGGCCGAGAATTAGCAGGGATGCGGCAGTGGCGGCCCTGCTGCCCGTGAAAAACAACAACAGAACCAACACCACGCACAGCACGAAAACGCTCGGTATTTTTGTCGGTTTCGGATAAGGCACGTTGGAAACCTGGAGGGTGATCATCACCAGCACCCCGCCCAGGAACAAAACTCCAACCGGACCGTAGCCCAGCTGGAAAAATTCAGCAAAGACCTTGGTTTCGCTCAGGAGGACAAAAATAGCCACCCAACCGGCGCTGGCCGTGATGGGAAGTCCGCAGTAGCCGGCCTGACCGCGCGCCGGGTCGTGCGCCTTGAAACGCGCCAGGCGGATAACGCCCGAGAGCACCACCAGCGAGGTCATCAGAATGCGCCAGTCAACGTGTCTTTGCAGCGCCACCTGGTAAATAAGAATGGCCGGCGCCAGGCCGAAGGCGGTCAAATCCACATAAGTGTCCAGTTCCGCGCCGAAGGGCGAAGTGCCCTTCAGGAGCCGGGCCAGATTGCCGTCCAGGCCGTCCAGAGCCATGGCCAGCATGATAAACTGCGCCGAAAGCAGGAAATGTTTTTCGCCTTCAATGGCCAGCAGGATGCTGAAAAAACCGCACAGCATCGCCAGCAGGGTGATCACGGTGGGAATAAACTGCCGCCAATTCATTTTTTCTCCCGGAATGAGATGAACGCCGGAAAGGATTTTTGTTTACACGGCGCTTTTCTGAATTACTATATCCCGAACCAACAATCCTGTCAAAACTTTATGGAAAAATTTCCCGGGAGCAACCTCAAAAGGAGAAAACAAGCTATGGCAAAAATCGGCATAATCGGCGGATCCGGACTTGACGACCCGCAAATACTGCGGGACGCGCAAGACATCCATGTTTCAACGCCCTACGGGGAAACAACTTCGCCGCTGACCTGCGGAACAATTGAAGGCGTTGAAGTCGCCATGCTGGCGCGGCACGGACGCCGGCATACCTGCCCGCCAACCCAGGTCAACTACCGCGCCAACATTTTCGCCCTCAAGGGACAGGGCTGCACGCACATCCTGGCAACGTCCGCCTGCGGGTCATTACGCGAGGAAATCCGCCGCGGCGATTTCGTGGTGCTGGATCAGTTTATTGATTTTTCGCGCCGCCGGGCGCTTTCGTTTTTTGAAAAATTTGAGCCCGGCATCCAGAACGCAAAACACACGCCGATGGCCGCGCCTTTTTCCGCGTTCCTGCGCCAGCAGCTGACGTCGGCCGCAAAGTCGCTGGATTTGCGCTCTCATCCGCGCGGCACGGTGATTACCATTGAAGGCCCGCGCTTTTCCACCCGGGCCGAGTCAAAGATGTTCCGGGCCTGGGGGGCCGACGTGATCAACATGACCGTCGCCACGGAAGCCGCCCTCGCCAACGAGCTTGAAATTCCCTACGCGGCCGTGGCGGTCTCCACCGATTATGACTGCTGGAAAACCGACGAAGAACCGGTAACGATCGCCGACATCCTGCGCGTGTTCGCGCAGAACGTGGAAAACCTGAAAAAACTCCTGCTGAAGACAATCGCCCTTATCGGCTCGGCCGGATGATACGCCCCCGCTCCGGCCATGGCGCGTTATTTCCGAACGCGGCCCGCGCGGCATTCAGGATGAGGAAAAAGTCCGCCTCATGCTTCAATCCGGCCGACTTCAAAACCGAGGCTCCGGATTATTTCCATATCCCTTGAATACCCCTGTCCGGCGGTGGTGAGATAGCCCTCGGTAAAAACAGAATTGGCGGCGAACAAAGCCAAAGGCTGGAGCGGACCCAGGCATGCTTCGCGTCCGCCCGCCGCGCGGATATCCCGGCGCGGATTGACAAACCGGAACATCGCCAGCGCGCGCAGGGCCGCAAGGGCGGCCAAAGGCGGTTTTTTTTCAAAAGGCGTACCGGGGCGCGGATTAAAAAGATTGACTGGAATGGAATCAACCCCCAGTTCGCGCAATTCAAAAGCAAGTTCCACCCGGTCCTCCAGGGATTCCCCCAACCCGATAATGCCCCCGCAGCAGACTTCCAGCCCGGCCGCCTTGGCCATGCGCACCGTGGCAGCGCGTTCATCGTAGGAATGCGTGCTGCAGATTTCCGGAAAGAACCGGCGCGCGGTTTCCAAGTTGTGATTGTAACGGTTCACGCCCGCTTTGGCCAGGCGGCGCAACTGCTCCGCGCTTGCCAGCCCCATTGAAACGCAAATGCTCAGTTTAATTCCCTCGGCGCGGATTTGCCGGGCGGCGGCGCACATGGTTTCAACCGCATCTTCGGCGGGCGCACGGCCGCTGGTGACAATACAATACTTCGCCGCGTTCATCTTGTCGGCCTGCCGGGCGCCGGCGGCTATTTCCTCCGCACTGCGCAGGGGGTAATGGCCAATCCCGGCTTTGGACACGGCCGACTGACTGCAGAAACCGCAGTTTTCGGAACAGGAACCGCTGCGCGCGTTTTGAATAACGTGCAGATTCACGCTTCGTCCGAACGTTTCCCGCCGCAGGCGGTAGGCCGCGGCCAGGATTTCCAGCAGATCGCTTTCATCCGCCCGCAGAACCGCCAGCGCTTCCCCGCGCGTGATGCCGGTAGAAGTCAGCGCCTTTTCCGCCAGCGCCCGCCAGTCAAGGCGGCAGGATTGCTTTTCGGAACATTTAACTGAAGATTCGTTGTTGATTTTAAAAGATCCCCCGCAAAATTGAGGTGTTATATATCCCAATGGTCATGGCTTCCCGGATTGCAGCCAGGCGATGTATTCGCGGACACCTTCCTCCAGCGGGGCGAAAGGCTCGGAATACCCGGCCGCACGCAGACGGGAAACATCGGCCTCGGTATGGTACTGATACTTGGCGCGCAACGTTTCCGGCATGTCAATGAATTCAATCTGCGGCTCGCGCTTTAACGCCGCAAAGACCGCCCGGGCCAAATCCAGCCAGGTGCGCGCTTGAGCCGTACCGCAGTTGAAAAGCCCGTTCGCATCCCCGTTTTCCGCCAGAAAGATGGTCGCTTCCACGGCGTCCCTGACAAACATAAAATCCCGCAGCTGTTCGCCGGCGCGGTAATCCGGATTTTCCGACTTGAACAGCCGCACGGTGCCGGTTTCGCGGATCTGGCAGAAAGCCTTGTGGACCATGGAACGCATGTCGCCCTTGTGCGCCTCGCGCGGGCCGTAAATGTTGAAATACTTGACGCCGGCGATCTTGTCAAACAAGCCGTGCCGCAGTGCCCAGAGGTCAAACATCTGCTTGGAATAACCGTACATATTGAGCGGTTTCAACCGCCCGATTTTCTCAAAATCATCGCGGTATCCCTCGGAACCGTCGCCGTAGGTGGCGGCGCTGGAAGCGTAGATAAAACGCGCCTTGTGCCGCAGACACCACTCGCACAACTCGCAGGTAAAACGGTAATTATTGTCGGCCAGGAAGGAGGCGTTGCGCTCGGTGGTGGAACTGCAGGCGCCGAGATGGAAAACAATATCGGCTTCTCCCAGAGAATCGTTCCGCAGGTGGAAGCGGAAATCGTCCTTATCCCAGTAATCGGCGTAATTCAGTCCGACCAGGTTCCTCCATTTCTCGTCCTGGCCAAGATCGTCAACGACGAGGATATGCTCCTCGCCGCGCCGGTTGAGCGCCTCTATCAGATTACTGCCGATGAATCCGGCGCCGCCGGTAACAATATATTTTCCGCCCATAATAATTGCCTTTCAGTTAGATTCCGGTTTTATGCGCACCCATGCGGACAAGGCACGTTATTGTCCTTCAAATTCCCTTATGAACTCGGCCGGCGCGAGAATACGTATGTTCTGCCATTGACCGAGATTGAGCAAGTGTGAATCTCCGGAGACAATCGTGTCCGCGTCAGCGGCCAGGGCGCATTCCAGAACACGGTTGTCGTCAGGATCGGCATTAATAGCCCGGACTCTGGCCGTTGGGGTTACTGCCCGGCACAGGTTATGAAGTTCCTCAATAAACGCGAGAGCCTGTTCCGATGACAGACCAAACTTCGGTCTTTGCAACACGTCCCGTATTTCATCCAGAATTGCCAGGGAGACAAAACATTGCAAGGAGCCGTCGAGCACATGTTCCACAATGCGCGCCGGATGGCCGCCAAAGAGAAAGGCGGAGATAATGACATTGGAATCCAGCACGATGCGCGGAGCCGTCATTAACCTGCCACCCTGTTTTTCCGGTATGCGGCAATTTCTGCTGATACATCCTGTTGCTTCAGTTTTTTTCCGCGGGCGATTTTCCGGCCCAGAACAAATATTCCGGCCCACCGCTCTTTGCGCTGGATGTATAACCGAGCCGCCTCGCGTAAAAATTCCGAGCGGCTTCGGGCCTCGCCATGGGCGACACGGTCAATTTCGCGAAGCAGACTGTCCTGAAACGATATATTGACGGTTACGTTGCTCATTGATTTATTTTTCCTTTTTGCGTAACATACAAAACTTGTGTATCGCCTGTCAAGCATGCGATGTTATGTATCATGCTGAGCCGTGAAACCGCGATAGGCATCAAGGATTTTTTCAATGATGCCGCTGGTTGAACAGCCCTTTTCCATCTTCGCCAGCGCCACGCGGCCGCCGGCGTTTTCAACCGTTTCGCGTCCGCTGACATAATGCGCCCAGTCCCGGCCCTTGACCAGCACGTCCGGCACGAGCAATTCAATCAGCTTCGCTGGTTCCGGCTCGTCAAAAACGACCACGTAGTCCACGCATTCCAGCGCGGCGAGCACGCGGGCGCGGGCAACCTGCGGATTGATCGGCCGGTT
This genomic stretch from Kiritimatiellia bacterium harbors:
- a CDS encoding CDP-alcohol phosphatidyltransferase family protein, with the protein product MNWRQFIPTVITLLAMLCGFFSILLAIEGEKHFLLSAQFIMLAMALDGLDGNLARLLKGTSPFGAELDTYVDLTAFGLAPAILIYQVALQRHVDWRILMTSLVVLSGVIRLARFKAHDPARGQAGYCGLPITASAGWVAIFVLLSETKVFAEFFQLGYGPVGVLFLGGVLVMITLQVSNVPYPKPTKIPSVFVLCVVLVLLLFFTGSRAATAASLLILGLGVVYVIFGPLFMRRMKRLAFADGNINNGNAGAKNGFWF
- a CDS encoding adenylyltransferase/cytidyltransferase family protein, which gives rise to AMAAERKRLKKAGRALVFTNGAFDILHPGHVKYLDWARRQGDALCVGLNSDRSVRSYKDKNRPINPQVARARVLAALECVDYVVVFDEPEPAKLIELLVPDVLVKGRDWAHYVSGRETVENAGGRVALAKMEKGCSTSGIIEKILDAYRGFTAQHDT
- a CDS encoding uracil-DNA glycosylase; translation: MDGDIKQRLAKIKKDVESYIDYLRENNVTEIISFAGGRKGNNAVSGRPPVSAAGRSVPPAPAAEKQAPESPAGPPEEELEAIAARVAACSKCALHKTRTKTVPGQGNCRPDILFIGEAPGEDEDRQGIAFIGRAGQLLTRLIVRMGYAREEVFIANIIKCRPPNNRKPLPEEMKTCLPYLERQIAVLKPKVMVLLGATALDGLIPSNVPGRTISRTRGKWLEYQGIPVMPTFHPSYLLRNQSAMWDVWADMEKVLAHLGRKAPPKK
- a CDS encoding putative toxin-antitoxin system toxin component, PIN family, producing the protein MTAPRIVLDSNVIISAFLFGGHPARIVEHVLDGSLQCFVSLAILDEIRDVLQRPKFGLSSEQALAFIEELHNLCRAVTPTARVRAINADPDDNRVLECALAADADTIVSGDSHLLNLGQWQNIRILAPAEFIREFEGQ
- a CDS encoding ribbon-helix-helix domain-containing protein codes for the protein MSNVTVNISFQDSLLREIDRVAHGEARSRSEFLREAARLYIQRKERWAGIFVLGRKIARGKKLKQQDVSAEIAAYRKNRVAG
- the rfaD gene encoding ADP-glyceromanno-heptose 6-epimerase; protein product: MGGKYIVTGGAGFIGSNLIEALNRRGEEHILVVDDLGQDEKWRNLVGLNYADYWDKDDFRFHLRNDSLGEADIVFHLGACSSTTERNASFLADNNYRFTCELCEWCLRHKARFIYASSAATYGDGSEGYRDDFEKIGRLKPLNMYGYSKQMFDLWALRHGLFDKIAGVKYFNIYGPREAHKGDMRSMVHKAFCQIRETGTVRLFKSENPDYRAGEQLRDFMFVRDAVEATIFLAENGDANGLFNCGTAQARTWLDLARAVFAALKREPQIEFIDMPETLRAKYQYHTEADVSRLRAAGYSEPFAPLEEGVREYIAWLQSGKP
- the mtnP gene encoding S-methyl-5'-thioadenosine phosphorylase, translated to MAKIGIIGGSGLDDPQILRDAQDIHVSTPYGETTSPLTCGTIEGVEVAMLARHGRRHTCPPTQVNYRANIFALKGQGCTHILATSACGSLREEIRRGDFVVLDQFIDFSRRRALSFFEKFEPGIQNAKHTPMAAPFSAFLRQQLTSAAKSLDLRSHPRGTVITIEGPRFSTRAESKMFRAWGADVINMTVATEAALANELEIPYAAVAVSTDYDCWKTDEEPVTIADILRVFAQNVENLKKLLLKTIALIGSAG
- a CDS encoding tyrosine-type recombinase/integrase — encoded protein: MQSKLNQPTWPRIRKRKTKVKKHTYHYWVVDCGVVDGKRITYTYKSKADAELMAQKKRIERNKIGADALRLNEDQKKEAVLAYHKLNGRATLVDAVETFLQHSPQDGVKRSVKEVFDEYLESKRKANRRPLTIRDARQKVQRFVARYGKSLIHEITVHDIEKWLDDLGLTPVSRECYMRNLRAYFQYAVKREYIRTNPGSKIEKTHLDNKSPKVMPVDDVKKLFGVAEKSVPELIPYLALSFFAGLRPAETQEITWDNIDLEGRIIRVIPTVAKTRRQRFVDVSENLFQWLTRYRSLGKIYYSRMAFIKVRQLAGITWSPDIARHSFGSYHLAHHENVQKTCLQMGHTMPDVLFNHYRGLVRREDATQYWLITPQAKSNVISPAH
- a CDS encoding nucleotidyl transferase AbiEii/AbiGii toxin family protein — translated: MKSGNREYTPESFRISLEARLKQRAAKENIDLQRLRRQVAFDRLLCRIFHEASSPWILKGGYAMELRLTMARTTRDIDLAFHRTKPGFSAKDQRRSMLDLLQQAAELDLGDRFMFIIGEPIADLDGAPYGGFRYPVESRMAGRLFVRFHLDAGLGDVVIEPLEQVASPDWLKFADIAPGSFTVMSREQLFAEKYHAYTLPRGENIENSRSRDLVDMVLLIKEGRLHREKTINALHKTFQRRKTHPLDMNVVQPPLSWARPFAAQAAECGLTEDLNQAYEVLARFIGTLQPPVTR
- the bioB gene encoding biotin synthase BioB; protein product: MGYITPQFCGGSFKINNESSVKCSEKQSCRLDWRALAEKALTSTGITRGEALAVLRADESDLLEILAAAYRLRRETFGRSVNLHVIQNARSGSCSENCGFCSQSAVSKAGIGHYPLRSAEEIAAGARQADKMNAAKYCIVTSGRAPAEDAVETMCAAARQIRAEGIKLSICVSMGLASAEQLRRLAKAGVNRYNHNLETARRFFPEICSTHSYDERAATVRMAKAAGLEVCCGGIIGLGESLEDRVELAFELRELGVDSIPVNLFNPRPGTPFEKKPPLAALAALRALAMFRFVNPRRDIRAAGGREACLGPLQPLALFAANSVFTEGYLTTAGQGYSRDMEIIRSLGFEVGRIEA